In the Deinococcus radiophilus genome, one interval contains:
- a CDS encoding beta-glucosidase family protein, with protein MSSTPLPSSDDFAVCLSRARALPLNEVLALLSGRDYWHTQAVGGARSLCLTDGPHGIRRQLGEHTVSDLSNSAPATCYPTASALAASWNPALIREVGEMLGREGRSHGVDVLLGPGINLKRSPLCGRNFEYFSEDPFLSAELGMAWVSGVQSQGVGASLKHFAANNQEYRRMSIDAVVDERALRELYLSSFEWVVKQAQPWTVMAAYNGLNGRFCCESPWLLTQVLRQDWEYDGLVVSDWGAVSDRAAAFWSGLDLEMPGIEALTAPALREALADGRVSEDDLRRAAARVLQLAARVDQAQADSAEAFDEDAAHELAFRAAVQGSVLLKNDADLLPLLPREGLKVAVIGAFAEQPRYQGAGSSQLVPLRLDTPLEALRQTYGPDQVSYAPGYVRHGDQTDPALLSAAVEIAAQADAVIAFVGLPEEFEVEGIDRRHLGLPASHHALIDELLITHPHLTVVVQGGAPVELPWAERVPAILNAYLGGQAGGKAVAALISGAQTPGGKLAESWAAQLEHWPSSAQFPGGPRTVEYRESLLVGYRYFDRVEAAVPFPFGHGLSYTTFGYSEVQPAEDGRSVTLTVTNTGRRAGAEVVQLYLRRSQDTSAVLRAGQELAAFARLQLEPGQSRQVTLHLPPRAFQHYDLLWGQWRTEAGAWQVRIGASSRDIRAEYGLEVAGEKVPATLPAEYRDPGFPLRVGQAAFTELYGRPLPDNQDYRPGNYTANTPLDAMQTNLLAQGLFAGAIWHQRDLVDDIGASMNAPHNLRQLPLRAMTMNPGLTANPPLARLMAELINGDFPAAAHELGRAIRRSWRKRGQS; from the coding sequence ATGTCCAGCACGCCCCTGCCCTCGTCCGATGATTTCGCTGTCTGCCTGAGCCGCGCCCGGGCGCTTCCCCTGAACGAAGTGCTGGCGCTGCTCTCAGGGCGGGATTACTGGCATACCCAGGCGGTAGGTGGGGCACGGTCACTCTGTCTGACCGACGGTCCACACGGGATTCGGCGGCAACTTGGGGAACACACCGTATCTGACCTCTCCAACAGTGCGCCGGCCACCTGCTATCCCACCGCGTCGGCCCTGGCCGCCAGCTGGAACCCGGCCCTGATCCGCGAGGTAGGGGAGATGCTGGGGCGTGAAGGCCGCTCGCATGGGGTAGACGTCCTGCTAGGACCGGGCATCAACCTCAAGCGCTCCCCCCTGTGCGGCCGCAACTTTGAGTATTTTTCCGAAGACCCGTTCTTGAGCGCCGAGTTGGGTATGGCCTGGGTGAGCGGTGTGCAGTCGCAGGGCGTCGGGGCCAGCCTCAAGCATTTCGCCGCCAACAATCAGGAGTACCGCCGCATGTCCATAGACGCGGTAGTGGATGAGCGGGCCCTGCGTGAGCTGTACCTGAGCAGCTTTGAATGGGTGGTCAAGCAGGCCCAACCCTGGACGGTCATGGCCGCTTACAATGGTTTGAATGGCCGCTTTTGCTGTGAGTCCCCCTGGCTGCTGACGCAGGTGCTGCGCCAAGACTGGGAATATGATGGTCTGGTGGTCAGTGACTGGGGTGCCGTCAGCGACCGGGCGGCGGCTTTCTGGAGCGGGCTGGATCTGGAAATGCCGGGGATTGAGGCGCTGACCGCTCCAGCGCTGCGCGAAGCCCTGGCCGATGGCCGAGTGTCGGAGGACGACCTGCGGCGCGCTGCAGCGCGGGTGCTGCAACTGGCGGCCCGTGTAGATCAAGCGCAGGCTGATTCCGCTGAAGCCTTTGACGAGGATGCCGCACATGAACTGGCTTTCCGCGCCGCCGTGCAGGGCAGTGTATTGCTCAAAAATGACGCCGACCTGTTGCCGCTGCTGCCCCGTGAAGGGTTGAAAGTGGCTGTGATCGGCGCTTTTGCTGAGCAGCCGCGTTATCAGGGGGCGGGCAGTTCGCAGCTGGTTCCCTTGCGTTTGGATACGCCGCTGGAGGCTCTGCGGCAGACCTACGGCCCGGATCAAGTCAGCTACGCGCCAGGCTATGTCCGGCATGGTGACCAGACTGACCCGGCCCTGCTGAGCGCAGCGGTGGAGATTGCCGCCCAGGCCGATGCCGTGATCGCCTTTGTCGGTTTACCTGAGGAGTTCGAGGTAGAAGGGATTGACCGCCGTCACCTAGGGCTGCCTGCCAGCCACCATGCGCTGATCGATGAATTGCTGATTACCCACCCGCACCTGACGGTGGTGGTGCAGGGCGGCGCTCCGGTCGAGCTGCCCTGGGCGGAGCGGGTGCCCGCCATCCTGAATGCCTACCTGGGTGGGCAGGCCGGAGGTAAGGCGGTGGCTGCGCTCATCAGTGGCGCGCAGACGCCGGGCGGCAAACTGGCTGAGAGCTGGGCTGCACAACTGGAACACTGGCCGTCCAGCGCCCAGTTTCCAGGCGGGCCGCGTACGGTGGAATACCGTGAAAGTTTGCTGGTGGGTTACCGCTACTTTGACCGGGTAGAGGCTGCCGTGCCGTTTCCCTTCGGGCATGGCCTGAGCTATACCACCTTCGGTTACTCCGAGGTGCAGCCCGCGGAGGATGGCCGTTCAGTCACGCTCACGGTGACGAATACTGGCCGCCGAGCCGGAGCGGAAGTCGTGCAGCTGTACCTGCGCCGCTCACAGGACACCTCGGCAGTGTTGCGGGCAGGGCAGGAGCTGGCGGCGTTTGCCCGCCTGCAGCTGGAGCCCGGCCAGAGTCGGCAGGTCACGTTGCACCTGCCGCCCCGCGCCTTTCAGCACTACGATCTCTTATGGGGTCAGTGGCGCACCGAGGCAGGCGCCTGGCAGGTTCGGATCGGCGCGTCATCCCGCGATATTCGCGCCGAGTATGGGCTTGAGGTGGCAGGTGAGAAAGTGCCTGCCACCCTCCCCGCCGAGTACCGCGATCCTGGCTTTCCATTGCGGGTAGGACAGGCCGCTTTTACCGAGCTGTATGGCCGCCCGCTCCCGGACAATCAGGACTACCGCCCCGGCAACTACACCGCCAACACGCCGCTGGACGCCATGCAGACCAATCTGCTGGCTCAGGGACTCTTCGCCGGTGCCATCTGGCATCAGCGCGATCTGGTCGACGATATCGGCGCGAGCATGAACGCGCCACACAACCTCCGTCAGCTGCCACTGCGGGCCATGACCATGAATCCGGGTCTGACGGCCAATCCGCCACTGGCCCGGCTGATGGCCGAGCTGATCAATGGGGATTTCCCTGCAGCCGCCCACGAACTGGGCCGCGCCATACGCCGCAGTTGGCGTAAACGCGGGCAGAGCTGA
- a CDS encoding methionine ABC transporter ATP-binding protein, which translates to MTTATPPALFSVSSGAALELRGVTKRFGTHTALQDLTLSVPRGSRTGIIGRSGAGKSTLVRLLSGLDTPDSGELHLGGENLLTLTPAQRRARQARTGLVFQHFNLLAQRTAAQNVALPLEFAGVPMARRLALARESLAQVGLTDLADRYPAQLSGGQKQRVGIARALVTGPDLLLADEATSALDPETSAGILKLLTQLQQERDLTLVIVTHQMEVIRSSVTHVAVLDHGRLVESGETGQVLSDPQHATTRALLGAHLPQVQLAEGETLQQVTLPALYAAALGRLADLGGRVVEAQTSVTGGREQVLAWVAVPQQLDADELRARLRGQPGPERAVSA; encoded by the coding sequence GTGACCACAGCGACCCCCCCAGCCCTCTTTTCTGTTTCTTCCGGCGCGGCCCTGGAGTTGCGCGGTGTCACCAAGCGCTTCGGGACCCATACGGCCCTGCAGGACCTGACGCTCAGCGTGCCGCGTGGCAGCCGCACCGGCATCATCGGGCGTAGCGGTGCCGGCAAAAGCACCCTGGTCCGGCTACTCAGTGGCCTGGACACGCCCGACAGCGGCGAACTGCACCTGGGCGGCGAAAACCTGCTGACCCTGACCCCGGCGCAGCGCCGCGCCCGGCAGGCCCGCACCGGACTGGTCTTTCAGCACTTCAACCTGCTGGCTCAGCGCACCGCCGCGCAGAACGTGGCCCTGCCGCTGGAGTTTGCGGGCGTGCCTATGGCGCGCCGCCTGGCCCTGGCCCGCGAGTCGCTGGCCCAGGTGGGCCTGACCGACCTCGCAGACCGCTACCCGGCGCAGCTGTCGGGGGGGCAAAAGCAGCGCGTCGGCATCGCCCGCGCCCTGGTGACCGGTCCCGACCTGCTGCTGGCCGACGAGGCCACCAGTGCGCTGGACCCCGAAACCAGCGCCGGCATTCTGAAGTTGCTGACCCAGCTTCAGCAGGAGCGTGACCTCACCCTGGTCATCGTGACGCACCAGATGGAAGTGATTCGCAGCAGTGTTACCCACGTGGCCGTCTTGGATCATGGCCGCCTGGTCGAGAGCGGCGAAACGGGCCAGGTGCTTTCAGACCCCCAGCACGCCACCACCCGCGCCCTGCTGGGAGCGCACCTGCCACAGGTCCAGTTGGCCGAGGGCGAGACGCTCCAGCAAGTGACTCTCCCCGCGCTGTACGCAGCGGCACTGGGCCGCCTGGCCGACCTGGGGGGCCGGGTCGTGGAGGCCCAGACCAGCGTCACTGGTGGGCGGGAGCAGGTGCTGGCCTGGGTGGCGGTCCCGCAGCAGCTGGACGCGGATGAACTGCGTGCGCGGCTACGCGGGCAGCCGGGGCCGGAGCGGGCGGTAAGCGCATGA
- a CDS encoding methionine ABC transporter permease: MDPAVWPLLWKATLETLWMVLPSALLAQLLGTLLGVWLHLTRPGGLTPHPALFRVLDATVNVGRSFPFIILMIVLIPLTRALVGTSIGSTAAIVPLTVSAVPFLARLVEGSLREVPTGVTEAARAMGATTRQTVTKVLLPEALLGLLHAFTVLLISLIGYSAVAGAIGAGGLGDLAIRYGYQRFDTPTMVVTVVALLLIVQLVQWLGDRAERRADHR, from the coding sequence CTGGACCCGGCGGTCTGGCCGCTGCTGTGGAAAGCCACCCTGGAAACCCTCTGGATGGTGCTGCCCTCGGCCCTGCTGGCGCAATTGTTGGGGACGCTGCTGGGCGTGTGGCTGCACCTCACCCGTCCCGGCGGACTGACCCCTCACCCGGCGCTGTTCCGGGTGCTGGACGCCACCGTGAACGTGGGCCGCTCCTTTCCCTTCATCATCTTGATGATTGTGCTGATTCCGCTCACCCGCGCCCTGGTGGGCACGTCCATCGGCAGCACGGCGGCCATCGTGCCACTGACCGTCTCGGCGGTGCCTTTTTTGGCGCGGCTGGTCGAGGGGTCGCTGCGCGAGGTGCCCACCGGCGTCACCGAAGCGGCGCGGGCGATGGGCGCGACCACCCGCCAGACCGTGACCAAGGTGCTGCTGCCCGAAGCGCTGCTGGGGTTGCTGCATGCCTTTACGGTACTGCTGATCAGCCTGATCGGCTACTCGGCGGTGGCCGGGGCCATCGGGGCGGGCGGGCTGGGCGACCTGGCCATCCGCTACGGCTATCAGCGCTTCGATACGCCCACCATGGTCGTGACCGTCGTTGCCCTGCTGCTGATCGTGCAGCTGGTGCAGTGGTTGGGCGACCGCGCCGAGCGCCGGGCCGATCACCGCTAA
- a CDS encoding MetQ/NlpA family ABC transporter substrate-binding protein, which yields MTIAPLRSLPLSALTLTLLLAGCSAPESGQTTQSTTQAGSTESASPATPTEPDAAATSGTASASGANAVLRVGASPVPHAEILEFVKPQLAEEGLDLQIVEFTDYVQPNVALDEGSLDLNYFQHQPYLDEFQADRPLGIVGGAKIHLEPLGLYSSRYNDLSALPDGATLAISSDPSNSGRALKLLERGGLLTVDPAAGISGTVLDITENPKNIEFRELDPAQLPRTLPDVDAAVINTNYALEADLNPLEDSLLLEDAESPYANLLAGKPEMLNDARYTQLVEALQSDEVRQFILDKYQGAVVPAF from the coding sequence ATGACCATTGCTCCCCTGCGTTCCCTGCCCCTGTCGGCCCTGACCCTGACCCTGCTGCTGGCCGGCTGCTCCGCGCCCGAAAGCGGCCAGACCACCCAATCCACCACTCAAGCTGGCAGCACCGAATCTGCCAGCCCGGCCACGCCCACCGAACCTGATGCCGCCGCCACCAGCGGCACGGCGTCTGCCAGCGGCGCAAACGCGGTGCTGCGGGTCGGGGCCAGCCCGGTGCCCCACGCGGAAATCCTGGAATTCGTCAAACCCCAGCTGGCCGAAGAAGGGCTGGACCTGCAGATTGTCGAATTCACCGATTACGTGCAGCCCAACGTGGCCCTGGACGAAGGCAGCCTTGATCTGAACTATTTCCAGCACCAGCCGTATCTGGACGAGTTCCAGGCGGACCGGCCACTGGGGATCGTTGGCGGCGCAAAGATTCACTTGGAGCCGCTGGGTCTGTACAGCAGCCGTTACAACGACCTCAGCGCACTGCCTGACGGCGCCACGCTGGCCATTTCCAGCGACCCCAGCAACTCGGGCCGCGCCCTGAAGCTGCTGGAACGCGGCGGCCTCCTCACCGTAGACCCCGCCGCCGGCATCAGCGGCACGGTGCTGGACATCACCGAGAACCCTAAGAACATTGAGTTCCGCGAGCTGGACCCAGCCCAGTTGCCCCGTACCCTGCCGGATGTGGACGCTGCCGTGATCAACACCAACTATGCGCTGGAGGCTGACCTCAACCCACTGGAGGACTCGCTGCTGCTGGAAGACGCCGAAAGCCCTTACGCCAACTTGCTGGCTGGCAAACCTGAGATGCTCAATGACGCGCGCTACACCCAGCTGGTAGAGGCTCTGCAAAGCGACGAAGTACGGCAGTTCATCCTGGACAAGTATCAGGGGGCCGTCGTCCCGGCGTTCTGA
- a CDS encoding ABC transporter substrate-binding protein, producing MKKLFLAALGGLTLLSSAQATKYPLTVTDDLGRRVTLKAEPKRIVTLLPSHTETLFAIGAGGKLVGIDEYSNYPRETAGITKVGSGFQPDIEKIVALKPDLVLVDESSSARLAEKLSAVGLTVYGGTPQTYNEVFEKIVVLGKMTNRETGATNLVVKMRRELSALERSVVNRPKVSTYFEVDPTPYSVGPNSYIGTLITRGGGRNIVPASLGDFPKVDPELVVRANPQVMIGLTVNEARRRPGWSNLQAVRSGRVYQPTNAERDAIARPGPRLPEAMRALIKVMHPGAVK from the coding sequence ATGAAGAAGCTGTTTTTGGCCGCCCTGGGCGGTCTGACGTTGCTGAGCAGTGCCCAGGCCACCAAGTACCCGCTGACCGTCACCGACGACCTGGGCCGCCGCGTGACCCTGAAGGCCGAACCCAAGCGGATCGTCACCCTGCTGCCTTCGCACACCGAAACTCTGTTTGCCATCGGTGCTGGGGGCAAATTGGTCGGCATTGACGAATACTCCAACTACCCTAGGGAAACCGCTGGAATCACCAAAGTAGGCAGTGGTTTCCAGCCGGACATCGAAAAAATTGTGGCCCTCAAGCCAGACCTGGTTCTGGTGGACGAGTCCAGCTCAGCACGGCTGGCTGAGAAGCTCTCTGCTGTAGGCCTGACCGTCTATGGCGGCACTCCTCAGACCTACAACGAGGTGTTCGAGAAGATCGTGGTGCTGGGCAAGATGACCAACCGCGAGACGGGCGCCACCAATCTGGTGGTCAAGATGCGCCGTGAGCTAAGCGCTCTGGAACGCAGTGTGGTGAACCGACCCAAAGTGAGCACCTACTTTGAGGTGGACCCTACCCCCTACTCGGTCGGGCCGAACTCTTATATCGGCACACTGATCACGCGGGGTGGAGGCCGCAACATCGTTCCAGCCTCCTTAGGCGACTTTCCCAAAGTGGACCCTGAACTGGTGGTCCGCGCCAATCCACAGGTCATGATCGGCCTGACGGTGAACGAGGCCCGCCGCCGCCCCGGCTGGAGCAACTTGCAGGCCGTGCGCTCTGGCCGGGTCTATCAACCCACCAACGCCGAGCGTGACGCTATTGCCCGCCCTGGCCCCCGACTGCCCGAGGCCATGCGGGCCCTGATCAAGGTAATGCATCCCGGCGCTGTGAAGTAG
- a CDS encoding LLM class flavin-dependent oxidoreductase codes for MTAPRLSVLDLIPVSEGMTPAQALEASLALAEVADSAGYLRYWIAEHHNTEAFIGPATEVLIGLAAARTERIRVGSGGVMLPNHSPLKVAENFMTLEALFPGRIDLGLGRAPGTDGRTALALRRSPDAMGADDFETQIAMLKAFAGAAPWPERSLLSTVQSYAGTDLPPLYILGSSLFGAELAGRLGHPYAFAYHFSSFEPEDALATYRQHFRAGSDQAQPYGLLGVNVVAAETTEEAQELALTSAALALSIASGRRGPLLSPENARAWIDDMGVGSQKLLSKAIIGTGEQVYAELSDLASRTGAHELLLTTHVFDPLARQRSYQLIAEAAGLKG; via the coding sequence ATGACTGCTCCTCGCCTCTCTGTTCTTGATCTGATCCCGGTAAGTGAGGGCATGACGCCTGCTCAGGCGCTGGAAGCCAGTCTGGCGCTGGCCGAAGTGGCCGATTCGGCAGGTTATCTGCGCTACTGGATTGCCGAGCACCACAACACCGAGGCTTTTATCGGCCCAGCCACCGAAGTCCTGATCGGATTGGCGGCAGCACGTACTGAGCGTATTCGGGTCGGTTCGGGTGGGGTCATGCTCCCTAACCATTCACCTCTCAAGGTGGCCGAGAACTTCATGACTTTAGAAGCATTGTTTCCGGGCCGCATTGACCTGGGGCTGGGACGGGCACCGGGCACCGATGGCCGCACGGCCCTGGCCCTACGCCGCTCACCAGACGCCATGGGCGCAGATGATTTCGAAACGCAGATCGCCATGCTCAAGGCTTTTGCTGGTGCCGCGCCCTGGCCTGAGCGTTCGCTGCTGAGTACGGTGCAGTCTTACGCTGGCACAGACTTGCCGCCGCTGTACATTCTGGGCTCCAGCCTGTTTGGGGCAGAGTTGGCGGGGCGCCTGGGGCATCCTTACGCCTTTGCGTATCACTTCAGCTCCTTTGAGCCTGAAGATGCGCTGGCGACCTACCGTCAGCATTTCCGTGCTGGCAGCGACCAGGCCCAGCCCTACGGGCTGTTGGGCGTCAATGTGGTGGCCGCAGAAACCACCGAAGAGGCTCAGGAATTGGCCCTGACCTCTGCCGCACTGGCGTTGAGCATCGCTTCAGGCCGCCGGGGGCCCCTACTCAGCCCAGAGAATGCCCGCGCCTGGATTGACGACATGGGTGTTGGCAGCCAGAAGCTGCTCAGCAAAGCCATCATCGGTACGGGCGAACAAGTTTACGCCGAGCTAAGCGACCTGGCGTCCCGCACTGGAGCCCATGAACTGCTGCTGACCACACATGTCTTTGACCCGCTGGCCCGGCAACGCAGCTATCAGCTGATTGCCGAGGCGGCAGGTCTGAAGGGCTGA
- a CDS encoding integrase core domain-containing protein yields MLRDHPKLSLSQFAAEVERPYHVLRDTRQNAQRSAQRTERRQHVLEEVRLKALEEPLSGYRLIYQALQQDVLRPAPGLHTVRRCMVELKVQRPVPRKKRRPSACPTSIVLWPAGRRVQVDAIRLSLPDGICWAYLVLDVESRALLHIEVVRNLSASSAVTALQRGVYVLHHLGIHEQLLIMTDGGSDFTSGAFQAACQELGHWVRAKVSQKGGMGILERLNRTFKYDGVFREELTNIAQLRAFSTKFKNWYNSERRHSSLGYTYPWVKLLAATESSNVA; encoded by the coding sequence TTGCTCAGAGACCACCCGAAGCTCAGCCTCAGTCAATTTGCGGCTGAGGTTGAGCGTCCATATCATGTCCTGCGTGATACCCGGCAGAACGCACAGCGTTCTGCACAGCGGACGGAGCGACGTCAGCACGTCCTGGAAGAGGTACGGCTGAAAGCCCTTGAAGAGCCACTCAGCGGCTACCGTCTGATTTATCAGGCCCTACAACAAGATGTTCTGCGGCCTGCTCCGGGCCTCCATACTGTTCGTCGCTGCATGGTGGAGTTGAAGGTGCAGCGCCCAGTTCCCAGAAAGAAGCGCCGTCCATCGGCATGCCCTACCTCTATCGTTCTCTGGCCAGCGGGCCGCCGAGTTCAGGTCGATGCCATACGGCTCAGCTTGCCGGACGGGATCTGCTGGGCTTACCTCGTCCTGGACGTAGAAAGTCGCGCACTGCTGCACATTGAAGTGGTCCGGAATCTCTCTGCCAGCAGCGCGGTCACCGCGCTGCAACGGGGAGTCTATGTGCTGCACCATCTCGGCATACACGAGCAGCTCCTGATCATGACTGATGGTGGCTCAGATTTTACGTCTGGCGCATTCCAGGCGGCCTGTCAGGAGCTGGGCCACTGGGTACGGGCCAAGGTCTCACAGAAGGGAGGAATGGGCATCCTGGAAAGGCTCAACCGGACCTTCAAATATGACGGCGTGTTCCGGGAAGAATTGACGAATATTGCCCAGCTTCGTGCGTTCAGCACGAAGTTTAAAAACTGGTACAACTCTGAGAGAAGGCATTCCAGTCTGGGGTACACCTACCCCTGGGTTAAACTGCTTGCAGCTACGGAATCTTCGAACGTGGCTTGA
- a CDS encoding transposase, whose amino-acid sequence MGKQRKTWSPELKEQLVLAVLSGEHTIAEAAREYEVSESLIHTWRAQFLEAGRARLQGARPDATQKKLEKEVQQLKAIIADKELSLYIAKKIRGL is encoded by the coding sequence ATGGGAAAACAGCGCAAAACCTGGTCACCTGAACTCAAGGAGCAGCTTGTTCTGGCTGTCCTGAGCGGGGAGCACACCATCGCGGAAGCTGCTCGTGAATACGAGGTCAGCGAGAGCTTGATTCACACCTGGCGTGCCCAGTTTCTGGAAGCGGGCCGTGCCCGCCTCCAGGGAGCGAGGCCGGATGCAACCCAGAAGAAGTTGGAGAAGGAAGTCCAGCAGCTCAAGGCCATCATTGCGGATAAGGAATTGTCGCTCTACATTGCAAAAAAAATCCGGGGTCTCTGA
- a CDS encoding integrase core domain-containing protein, with protein MGRRVQIDATRFALRDGISWAYIVLDVETRAVLNVYVVRSLSASSAVTALRGGVEKLKKLGIEESLVVMSDGGSDFTSHEFKAACEEVGTWVRAKVSQLGGMCILERVNRTLKYEFIFREEPQTKAELSALCAEFRTWYNIVRPHSALGYGYPWAKLLEVAESLKAA; from the coding sequence ATGGGTAGACGGGTTCAAATCGATGCCACTCGCTTTGCTTTACGAGATGGGATTTCCTGGGCATATATCGTTCTGGACGTGGAAACTCGAGCTGTGCTGAATGTCTACGTGGTGCGCTCGTTATCGGCCAGCAGCGCGGTCACCGCGCTGCGAGGAGGAGTTGAGAAACTGAAGAAACTGGGAATCGAGGAATCGCTGGTCGTGATGTCGGATGGTGGCTCGGACTTCACGTCCCACGAGTTCAAAGCGGCCTGTGAGGAGGTAGGTACCTGGGTCAGGGCGAAGGTATCGCAGCTGGGTGGAATGTGCATCCTGGAGCGGGTCAACCGCACTTTGAAGTACGAGTTCATTTTCAGGGAGGAACCGCAGACGAAAGCGGAACTCAGCGCGTTATGCGCTGAATTCCGCACCTGGTACAACATCGTTCGGCCTCATTCAGCCTTGGGGTATGGCTATCCCTGGGCTAAACTGCTGGAAGTGGCCGAGTCTCTTAAAGCCGCTTGA
- a CDS encoding transposase, with product MGKQRKTWSPEVKEEIVLAVLSDEQSIAELARQHGVAESLIHNWRAQFLEAGRARLAGNKQDDGFKVLEKENERLKSLLGEKELALYIAKKARGL from the coding sequence ATGGGAAAGCAACGCAAAACCTGGTCGCCTGAGGTCAAGGAAGAAATCGTCCTGGCCGTGCTCAGTGATGAGCAGTCCATCGCAGAACTGGCCCGTCAGCATGGCGTGGCTGAAAGCTTGATTCACAACTGGCGTGCTCAGTTCCTGGAGGCGGGCCGTGCCCGCCTCGCTGGCAACAAGCAGGATGACGGCTTCAAGGTGCTGGAGAAAGAAAACGAGCGTCTGAAGAGCTTGCTCGGTGAAAAGGAATTAGCCCTCTATATCGCAAAAAAAGCCAGGGGTCTTTAA
- a CDS encoding DUF1905 domain-containing protein, with amino-acid sequence MQFTAHLIYWRGPAPHYFLPVPGHLAAELKEAANLVSYGWGMIPVTVTLEGWRYDTSLFPRQGGYLLPVRAEVRRAAGWTEGDEG; translated from the coding sequence ATGCAGTTCACCGCTCATCTCATCTACTGGCGTGGGCCAGCCCCGCACTATTTTCTGCCGGTCCCGGGACATCTCGCGGCTGAACTGAAAGAAGCTGCGAATCTCGTCAGTTACGGGTGGGGCATGATTCCGGTGACGGTCACGCTGGAGGGCTGGCGATACGACACCTCGCTGTTTCCGCGCCAAGGTGGCTATCTGTTGCCCGTTCGCGCTGAGGTTCGCCGTGCCGCAGGATGGACCGAAGGAGATGAGGGGTAA
- a CDS encoding DinB family protein, translated as MSNQQAILTPTELLAHWQGHRELTRRVIEAFPEEALAQHHALEMRPFREMACELAGMVDYQLDWFRTGKPNWDESARPAELPSKAEILAWWDRQTPALEATVPEVTNEIWTTPVDTPFGRMSPLTSVLYLIDNEVHHQGQAYVYLRELGIQPPAFYERSSLPKMG; from the coding sequence ATGAGCAACCAACAAGCCATCTTGACCCCTACCGAGTTGCTCGCCCACTGGCAGGGGCACCGTGAACTGACCCGCCGCGTTATCGAAGCTTTCCCAGAAGAGGCCCTTGCCCAGCATCACGCTCTGGAGATGCGCCCCTTCAGGGAGATGGCCTGCGAACTAGCAGGGATGGTGGATTACCAGCTGGACTGGTTCCGGACCGGAAAACCCAATTGGGACGAGAGTGCACGCCCCGCAGAGCTGCCCAGCAAGGCCGAGATCCTGGCCTGGTGGGACCGTCAGACTCCGGCGCTGGAGGCCACTGTACCTGAAGTGACCAATGAGATCTGGACCACGCCGGTCGATACCCCCTTCGGACGGATGTCACCGCTGACTAGCGTTCTCTATCTGATCGACAACGAGGTCCATCACCAGGGTCAGGCTTATGTGTATCTGCGTGAGTTGGGTATCCAGCCCCCCGCTTTCTACGAGCGCAGCAGCCTGCCCAAAATGGGCTAA
- a CDS encoding DinB family protein, with product MTELNWPEDLLRRNTAVNRALLDAINDEDLTLQSCGGGWSVGEHLRHLVNFRQGWVSELSPEFAPQLDGLDTKTVQDIAQALEKGEVAALAAVWEQVQQGSSFQGAYGSHPGLMLTHIAIHDSHHRGQILATLREFSHTVDDNPIWKPWNELEEDL from the coding sequence ATGACCGAACTGAACTGGCCGGAAGACCTGCTGAGACGCAACACAGCAGTAAATCGGGCTTTACTGGATGCGATCAACGATGAGGATTTGACGTTGCAAAGCTGTGGTGGGGGTTGGAGCGTGGGTGAGCATCTCCGCCATCTGGTGAACTTCCGTCAAGGCTGGGTATCAGAGCTGTCCCCTGAGTTCGCGCCGCAGCTGGACGGTCTGGACACCAAAACTGTTCAGGACATAGCTCAGGCACTTGAGAAGGGCGAAGTCGCGGCCCTAGCAGCTGTCTGGGAGCAAGTGCAGCAGGGGAGCAGTTTTCAGGGGGCATACGGCTCGCACCCAGGGCTGATGCTGACCCATATCGCCATCCACGACAGCCACCACCGGGGCCAAATCCTTGCCACTCTACGGGAGTTCAGCCACACCGTAGACGACAACCCTATCTGGAAACCCTGGAATGAACTGGAGGAAGACTTATGA